The Pieris rapae chromosome 16, ilPieRapa1.1, whole genome shotgun sequence genome includes a region encoding these proteins:
- the LOC110999649 gene encoding COP9 signalosome complex subunit 8 codes for MIVNFDKLCEELEKQELEAPNGVASPTTYAQLLAIYLYQNDLCNAKFLWKRIPQNITTSNPEIAAIWAVGRKLWKKDLPRVFQTLAAYHWEEPVATIMRALEENVRERVFNLIGKSYSSIAIDTVVSTTWLSKEAVLQICRDRKWELNEDGVTVNPAPPVQPAPLHTSSEDQLFKLTDFVSFLEN; via the exons ATGATAGTTAATTTTGACAAGCTTTGTGAAGAATTAGAAAAACAAGAACTAGAG gCTCCAAATGGTGTAGCTTCACCAACTACATATGCGCAGCTTCTTGCTATCTATTTGTATCAAAATGACtt ATGCAATGCTAAATTTTTATGGAAAAGGATACCTCAAAATATCACAACTAGTAATCCAGAAATAGCAGCAATTTGGGCAGTTGGGAGGAAATTGTGGAAAAAAGACCTTCCTCGTGTTTTCCAAACTCTTGCTGCATACCATTGGGAAGAACCTGTAGCTACTATAATGAGAGCTCTTGAAG AAAATGTTCGAGAAAgagtgtttaatttaataggaaaGTCATACAGTTCAATAGCAATAGACACAGTGGTTTCTACGACGTGGCTAAGCAAAGAAGCAGTGTTACAAATATGTAGAGATCGTAAATGGGAGTTGAATGAAGATGGTGTCACTGTAAATCCTGCTCCTCCAGTCCAGCCAGCGCCATTGCACACCTCTAGTGAAGATCAACTTTTTAAGCTGACAGATTTTGTGTCATTCTTAGAAAACTAA
- the LOC110999648 gene encoding chitin synthase chs-2 isoform X2 — translation MATSGGKARREEQSDNSDDELLPLANDTYGGSQRTVQETKGWDVFREFPPKQDSGSMESQKCLEFTVRILKILAYAITFIVVLGSGVVAKGTILFMTSQLRKDRRLAYCNRNLGRDKQFVVSLPDEERVAWMWVILAAFAIPEVGTFIRSVRICFFKSSKKPRSIQFIVVFIAESLHTIGLALLFFKILPELDVVKGAMITNCMCIIPAILGLLSRNSRDSKRFVKVIVDMAAIVAQVTGFIVWPLLENKPVLWLIPISALCISLGWWENYVTRQSPIGIMKSLGRLKEDLNQSRYYIYRLISVWKIILMMLCVLMCIWMDGDEPAMFFQLFNEGFGPHNIVVEEVQIQLGGTIIPDLANATLTGDSVEVAAVHKSAFYVLLIQVFAAYFTYIFGKFACKILIQGFSYAFPINLIIPLVVNLLIAACGLRNGDTCFFHGTIPDYLFFESPPVFSLSDFISRQMAWVWLLWLLSQTWITIHIWTPKTERLASTEKLFILPMYSGLLVDQSMALNRKRDDHKDVKTEDLAEIEKEKGDEYYETISVHTDNTSSAPRIVKSSDSITRIYACATMWHETRDEMMEFLKSILRLDEDQCARRVAQKYLRVVDPDYYEFETHVYLDDAFEISDHSDDDSQVNRFVKLLVETIDEAASEVHQTIIRVRPPKKYPAPYGGRLTWVLPGKTKMICHLKDKSKIRHKKRWSQVMYMYYLLGHRLMELPISVDRKELMAENTYLLTLDGDIDFQPHAVRLLVDLMKKNKNLGAACGRIHPVGSGPMVWYQLFEYAIGHWMQKATEHMIGCVLCSPGCFSLFRGKALMDDNVMKKYTLKANEARHYVQYDQGEDRWLCTLLLQRGYRVEYSAASDAYTHCPEGFSEFYNQRRRWVPSTIANIMDLLMDYKHTIKINDNISSPYIAYQMMLMGGTILGPGTIFLMLVGAFVAAFRIDNWTSFEYNLYPILLFMFVCFTMKSDIQLLVAQILSTGYAMIMMAVIVGTALQLGEDGIGSPSAIFLISLSGSFFIAACLHPQEFWCVVPGIIYLLSIPSMYLLLILYSIINLNNVSWGTREIQQKKTKKEIEAEKKAAEEAKKNARQKSLLGFLQGVNSNEEEGSIEFSFAGLFKCLLCTHPKGNEEKVQLLHIASTLEKLEKKIENVERVIDPHGQTRSRKLSVGLRGSTNGDGLVTVSEREEEEHDSDSETDTMSTVPREKRDDLINPYWIEDPDLKKGEVDFLSQSELGFFKDLIDKYLYPIDANKEEQARIARDLLELRNKSVFAFAMFNALFILIVFLLQLNKDQLHVIWPLGVKTNITYVEDTGEVLISKEYLQLEPIGLVFVFFFALILVIQFSAMLFHRFGTISHILASTELNWFCTKKSDDLSQDALLDKNAIAIVKDLQKLNGLDDEYDNDSGSGPQNVGRRKTIHNLEKARQKKRNIGTLDVAFKKRFFNMNANDGPGTPVLNRKMTLRRETLKALETRRNSVMAERRKSQMQTLGANNEYGVTGMLNNNLGIAPRHRTSTANISVKDVFGEPNGGMVNRGYETTLGDEDDSNSMRLQPRTNQVSFSTRFQ, via the exons ATGGCGACCTCCGGCGGGAAGGCGCGGAGGGAGGAGCAGAGCGACAATTCTGACGACGAACTATTACCACTAGCTAATGACACATATGGAGGAAG CCAAAGAACAGTACAAGAAACGAAAGGATGGGACGTCTTCAGAGAATTCCCGCCGAAGCAGGACAGTGGGTCCATGGAAAGTCAAAAGTGCTTGGAATTCACAGTCAGAATCCTGAAAATCTTAGCTTATGCAATCACATTTATTGTTGTACTCGGTTCTGGCGTTGTAGCGAAAGGAACTATACTCTTTATGACTTCCCAGTTAAGAAAAGATAGAAGATTAGCTTATTGTAATAGGAATTTAG GTAGAGATAAACAATTTGTCGTAAGTTTACCAGATGAAGAGCGTGTGGCCTGGATGTGGGTGATTCTGGCTGCGTTTGCGATACCCGAAGTAGGAACCTTCATACGATCTGTTAGGATATGTTTCTTCAAGTCATCAAAGAAGCCGAGGAGCATACAATTTATTGTG GTGTTCATAGCTGAGTCACTGCATACGATTGGTCTGGCGTTACTCTTTTTCAAAATCCTACCCGAATTAGATGTAGTCAAAGGCGCCATGATTACGAACTGTATGTGCATTATACCAGCTATACTCGGCCTACTATCTCGGAACTCTCGAGACTCGAAGCGATTCGTGAAAGTTATAGTCGACATGGCGGCAATAGTTGCTCAAGTGACTGGCTTCATTGTGTGGCCGCTTCTTGAGAATAAACCCGTGTTATGGCTCATACCAATCTCAGCTCTATGCATATCTCTTGGATGGTGGGAAAATTACGTGACCCGACAGAGTCCTATTG GTATAATGAAAAGTTTGGGTAGACTGAAGGAAGACTTGAACCAGTCCCGCTATTATATCTATAGGCTCATCTCTGTTTGGAAGATTATTCTTATGATGCTGTGCGTTTTGATGTGTATTTGGATGGATGGTGATGAACCAGCGATGTTTTTCCAATTGTTCAATGAAGGTTTTGGGCCACATAACATTGTTGTAGAAGAG gtccAAATTCAATTGGGAGGCACAATAATACCCGACTTGGCGAATGCAACTTTAACAGGAGATTCTGTGGAGGTGGCTGCAGTACACAAATCTGCATTCTACGTCCTTCTAATACAAGTCTTTGCTGCCTATTTCACGTATATTTTTGGGAAATTCGCTTGCAAAATTCTCATCCAAGGATTCAGTTATGCCTTTCCTATTAACTTGATCATTCCCCTAGTcgtgaatttattaatagcaGCCTGTGGTTTAAGGAATGGTGATACATGTTTCTTCCATGGTACAATCCCGGATTACTTGTTCTTCGAAAGCCCACCAG TTTTTAGCCTTAGCGACTTCATATCTAGACAAATGGCGTGGGTGTGGCTGTTATGGTTGCTCTCCCAAACATGGATAACGATACACATTTGGACACCTAAAACGGAACGTTTAGCTTCCACTGAGAAACTGTTCATATTACCCATGTACAGCGGATTGCTTGTCGATCAAAGTATGGCACTCAATAGAAAGAGGGATGATCATAAAGATGTGAAAACTGAg GACCTCGCTGAAATAGAAAAGGAAAAGGGCGACGAGTACTACGAAACAATATCTGTGCATACTGACAATACTAGCTCGGCACCAAGAATTGTTAAATCGTCTGACTCTATTACAAGGATCTACGCATGCGCAACTATGTGGCACGAAACTAGAGACGAAATGATGGAGTTTTTGAAGTCAATTCTAAGGCTGGATGAAGATCAGTGTGCTAGGAGAGTTGCCCAGAAGTATTTAAGAGTTGTGGACCCTGATTATTATGAGTTTGaaa CCCATGTATACTTGGACGATGCCTTTGAAATATCGGACCACAGCGACGATGATTCTCAAGTCAATAGATTCGTGAAACTGCTCGTGGAGACCATTGATGAAGCGGCTTCAGAAGTACATCAGACGATAATTCGTGTCCGACCACCAAAGAAGTACCCCGCGCCGTATGGAGGAAGACTGACCTGGGTGTTGCCCGGAAAGACTAAAATGATATGTCACTTGAAGGACAAGTCGAAGATTCGTCACAAGAAACGTTGGTCGCAG GTGATGTACATGTACTATCTTTTGGGACATCGCCTAATGGAGCTACCGATATCAGTGGACCGTAAAGAACTTATGGCTGAGAACACTTACTTGTTAACTCTCGACGGTGACATCGATTTCCAACCTCACGCCGTCCGTTTACTTGTGGATTTaatgaaaaagaataaaaacttgGGAGCAGCCTGCGGACGCATTCATCCAGTGGGATCag GTCCGATGGTGTGGTATCAGCTATTCGAGTACGCTATTGGTCATTGGATGCAAAAGGCTACGGAACACATGATCGGCTGCGTGCTTTGTAGTCCAGGATGCTTCTCACTGTTCAGAGGAAAGGCTTTGATGGACGACAACGTTATGAAGAAGTATACATTGAAAGCTAATGAAGCCCGGCATTACGTACAGTACGATCAAG GGGAGGACCGTTGGTTATGCACACTGTTACTGCAACGAGGATACAGAGTAGAATATTCAGCTGCATCCGATGCGTATACGCACTGTCCCGAAGGCTTCAGCGAGTTCTACAACCAACGACGTAGATGGGTGCCCTCGACTATCGCTAATATTATGGACTTGCTCATGGATTACAAACACACGATCAAAATTAACGATAACATCTCCTCTCCCTACATTGCATACCAG atgatGTTGATGGGTGGAACAATTCTTGGCCCCGGTACTATATTCCTTATGTTGGTGGGAGCTTTCGTAGCTGCTTTTAGAATTGATAACTGGACTTCCTTCGAATACAATCTGTACcccattttgttatttatgtttgtttgcTTTACGATGAAATCAGATATTCAG TTGCTGGTCGCGCAAATTTTATCAACTGGCTATGCTATGATAATGATGGCTGTCATCGTCGGTACTGCACTTCAATTAGGCGAGGACGGCATCGGTTCACCATCTGCCATTTTCCTTATATCTTTATCCGGTTCATTCTTTATCGCCGCTTGCTTGCATCCTCAAGAGTTTTGGTGTGTTGTACCGGGcattatatatctattatctATCCCCTCTATGTACTTGCTTCTAATTTTGTACTCTATTATCAATCTGAATAACGTATCATGGGGTACTCGAGAAATTCAACAGAAGAAAACGAAAAAG GAAATCGAAGCAGAAAAGAAAGCAGCAGAAGAAGCAAAGAAGAACGCGAGACAGAAATCACTACTTGGATTCCTTCAAGGAGTAAATAGTAACGAAGAAGAAGGTTCTATTGAATTCTCTTTTGCGGGgttgtttaaatgtttactttgCACACATCCTAAAGGGAACGAAGAAAAGGTTCAACTCCTTCACATTGCTTCTACACTTGAAAAATTGGAAAAGAAGATTGAAAACGTCGAAAG GGTGATTGATCCACATGGTCAAACCAGAAGCAGAAAGCTTTCAGTGGGTTTGAGAGGAAGCACTAATGGCGACGGATTGGTGACAGTATCAGAAAGGGAAGAGGAAGAACATGATTCGGATTCCGAAACCGATACTATGTCGACAGTGCCAAGa GAAAAGAGAGACGATTTAATCAATCCATACTGGATAGAGGACCCAGATTTAAAGAAAGGAGAAGTTGACTTTTTAAGCCAGTCTGAATTAGGGTTCTTCAAAGATTTGAtcgataaatatttgtatcctATTGATGCAAACAAGGAGGAGCAG GCTCGAATTGCACGTGACTTATTAGAGCTTCgaaataaatcagtttttGCGTTTGCCATGTTCaatgctttatttatattgatagtATTCTTATTACAACTCAACAAAGATCAACTCCACGTGATTTGGCCTTTGGGAGTAAAGACAAACATTACATACGTCGAGGATACAGGCGAG GTGCTTATTTCAAAGGAATATTTACAACTGGAACCAATTGGTTTAGTCTTCGTATTCTTCTTTGCTCTTATTCTCGTAATCCAATTTTCGGCTATGTTGTTCCATAGATTTGGAACTATTTCACATATATTAGCTTCAACAGAACTTAATTGGTTCTGCACTAAGAAG TCTGACGATTTGTCGCAAGATGCGCTTCTCGATAAGAATGCAATAGCAATAGTAAAAGATTTGCAAAAGCTTAACGGGTTGGACGACGAATACGATAACGATTCTGGGTCGGGCCCACAGAACGTTGGTAGACGCAAGACGATCCATAATTTGGAAAAAGCGAGGCAGAAGAAGAGGAACATTGGTACTTTAGACGTTGCGTTCAAGAAGCGTTTCTTTAATATGAACGCAAATGATGGTCCAG GCACTCCAGTTTTGAATCGAAAGATGACATTACGGAGAGAAACTTTGAAAGCATTAGAAACAAGAAGAAATTCTGTGATGGCTGAGCGAAGGAAATCACAGATGCAAACACTAGGCGCTAATAATGAATACGGAGTTACAGGAATG CTTAACAACAACCTTGGCATCGCCCCACGCCATCGAACATCCACTGCCAATATATCGGTGAAAGATGTTTTTGGTGAACCTAATGGAGGAATGGTGAACCGCGGATACGAAACGACGCTAGGCGATGAAGACGACAGTAACTCCATGAGACTTCAACCAAGAACGAACCAAGTCTCTTTCTCAACAAGATTTCAGTGA
- the LOC110999648 gene encoding chitin synthase chs-2 isoform X1 — MATSGGKARREEQSDNSDDELLPLANDTYGGSQRTVQETKGWDVFREFPPKQDSGSMESQKCLEFTVRILKILAYAITFIVVLGSGVVAKGTILFMTSQLRKDRRLAYCNRNLGRDKQFVVSLPDEERVAWMWVILAAFAIPEVGTFIRSVRICFFKSSKKPRSIQFIVVFIAESLHTIGLALLFFKILPELDVVKGAMITNCMCIIPAILGLLSRNSRDSKRFVKVIVDMAAIVAQVTGFIVWPLLENKPVLWLIPISALCISLGWWENYVTRQSPIGIMKSLGRLKEDLNQSRYYIYRLISVWKIILMMLCVLMCIWMDGDEPAMFFQLFNEGFGPHNIVVEEVQIQLGGTIIPDLANATLTGDSVEVAAVHKSAFYVLLIQVFAAYFTYIFGKFACKILIQGFSYAFPINLIIPLVVNLLIAACGLRNGDTCFFHGTIPDYLFFESPPVFSLSDFISRQMAWVWLLWLLSQTWITIHIWTPKTERLASTEKLFILPMYSGLLVDQSMALNRKRDDHKDVKTEDLAEIEKEKGDEYYETISVHTDNTSSAPRIVKSSDSITRIYACATMWHETRDEMMEFLKSILRLDEDQCARRVAQKYLRVVDPDYYEFETHVYLDDAFEISDHSDDDSQVNRFVKLLVETIDEAASEVHQTIIRVRPPKKYPAPYGGRLTWVLPGKTKMICHLKDKSKIRHKKRWSQVMYMYYLLGHRLMELPISVDRKELMAENTYLLTLDGDIDFQPHAVRLLVDLMKKNKNLGAACGRIHPVGSGPMVWYQLFEYAIGHWMQKATEHMIGCVLCSPGCFSLFRGKALMDDNVMKKYTLKANEARHYVQYDQGEDRWLCTLLLQRGYRVEYSAASDAYTHCPEGFSEFYNQRRRWVPSTIANIMDLLMDYKHTIKINDNISSPYIAYQMMLMGGTILGPGTIFLMLVGAFVAAFRIDNWTSFEYNLYPILLFMFVCFTMKSDIQLLVAQILSTGYAMIMMAVIVGTALQLGEDGIGSPSAIFLISLSGSFFIAACLHPQEFWCVVPGIIYLLSIPSMYLLLILYSIINLNNVSWGTREIQQKKTKKEIEAEKKAAEEAKKNARQKSLLGFLQGVNSNEEEGSIEFSFAGLFKCLLCTHPKGNEEKVQLLHIASTLEKLEKKIENVERVIDPHGQTRSRKLSVGLRGSTNGDGLVTVSEREEEEHDSDSETDTMSTVPREKRDDLINPYWIEDPDLKKGEVDFLSQSELGFFKDLIDKYLYPIDANKEEQARITKDLKELRDTSVFNFFMVNALFVLIVFLLQLNKDNLHFKWPLGVKTNITYDEATQEVLISKEYLQLEPIGLVFVFFFALILVIQFSAMLFHRFGTISHILASTELNWFCTKKSDDLSQDALLDKNAIAIVKDLQKLNGLDDEYDNDSGSGPQNVGRRKTIHNLEKARQKKRNIGTLDVAFKKRFFNMNANDGPGTPVLNRKMTLRRETLKALETRRNSVMAERRKSQMQTLGANNEYGVTGMLNNNLGIAPRHRTSTANISVKDVFGEPNGGMVNRGYETTLGDEDDSNSMRLQPRTNQVSFSTRFQ, encoded by the exons ATGGCGACCTCCGGCGGGAAGGCGCGGAGGGAGGAGCAGAGCGACAATTCTGACGACGAACTATTACCACTAGCTAATGACACATATGGAGGAAG CCAAAGAACAGTACAAGAAACGAAAGGATGGGACGTCTTCAGAGAATTCCCGCCGAAGCAGGACAGTGGGTCCATGGAAAGTCAAAAGTGCTTGGAATTCACAGTCAGAATCCTGAAAATCTTAGCTTATGCAATCACATTTATTGTTGTACTCGGTTCTGGCGTTGTAGCGAAAGGAACTATACTCTTTATGACTTCCCAGTTAAGAAAAGATAGAAGATTAGCTTATTGTAATAGGAATTTAG GTAGAGATAAACAATTTGTCGTAAGTTTACCAGATGAAGAGCGTGTGGCCTGGATGTGGGTGATTCTGGCTGCGTTTGCGATACCCGAAGTAGGAACCTTCATACGATCTGTTAGGATATGTTTCTTCAAGTCATCAAAGAAGCCGAGGAGCATACAATTTATTGTG GTGTTCATAGCTGAGTCACTGCATACGATTGGTCTGGCGTTACTCTTTTTCAAAATCCTACCCGAATTAGATGTAGTCAAAGGCGCCATGATTACGAACTGTATGTGCATTATACCAGCTATACTCGGCCTACTATCTCGGAACTCTCGAGACTCGAAGCGATTCGTGAAAGTTATAGTCGACATGGCGGCAATAGTTGCTCAAGTGACTGGCTTCATTGTGTGGCCGCTTCTTGAGAATAAACCCGTGTTATGGCTCATACCAATCTCAGCTCTATGCATATCTCTTGGATGGTGGGAAAATTACGTGACCCGACAGAGTCCTATTG GTATAATGAAAAGTTTGGGTAGACTGAAGGAAGACTTGAACCAGTCCCGCTATTATATCTATAGGCTCATCTCTGTTTGGAAGATTATTCTTATGATGCTGTGCGTTTTGATGTGTATTTGGATGGATGGTGATGAACCAGCGATGTTTTTCCAATTGTTCAATGAAGGTTTTGGGCCACATAACATTGTTGTAGAAGAG gtccAAATTCAATTGGGAGGCACAATAATACCCGACTTGGCGAATGCAACTTTAACAGGAGATTCTGTGGAGGTGGCTGCAGTACACAAATCTGCATTCTACGTCCTTCTAATACAAGTCTTTGCTGCCTATTTCACGTATATTTTTGGGAAATTCGCTTGCAAAATTCTCATCCAAGGATTCAGTTATGCCTTTCCTATTAACTTGATCATTCCCCTAGTcgtgaatttattaatagcaGCCTGTGGTTTAAGGAATGGTGATACATGTTTCTTCCATGGTACAATCCCGGATTACTTGTTCTTCGAAAGCCCACCAG TTTTTAGCCTTAGCGACTTCATATCTAGACAAATGGCGTGGGTGTGGCTGTTATGGTTGCTCTCCCAAACATGGATAACGATACACATTTGGACACCTAAAACGGAACGTTTAGCTTCCACTGAGAAACTGTTCATATTACCCATGTACAGCGGATTGCTTGTCGATCAAAGTATGGCACTCAATAGAAAGAGGGATGATCATAAAGATGTGAAAACTGAg GACCTCGCTGAAATAGAAAAGGAAAAGGGCGACGAGTACTACGAAACAATATCTGTGCATACTGACAATACTAGCTCGGCACCAAGAATTGTTAAATCGTCTGACTCTATTACAAGGATCTACGCATGCGCAACTATGTGGCACGAAACTAGAGACGAAATGATGGAGTTTTTGAAGTCAATTCTAAGGCTGGATGAAGATCAGTGTGCTAGGAGAGTTGCCCAGAAGTATTTAAGAGTTGTGGACCCTGATTATTATGAGTTTGaaa CCCATGTATACTTGGACGATGCCTTTGAAATATCGGACCACAGCGACGATGATTCTCAAGTCAATAGATTCGTGAAACTGCTCGTGGAGACCATTGATGAAGCGGCTTCAGAAGTACATCAGACGATAATTCGTGTCCGACCACCAAAGAAGTACCCCGCGCCGTATGGAGGAAGACTGACCTGGGTGTTGCCCGGAAAGACTAAAATGATATGTCACTTGAAGGACAAGTCGAAGATTCGTCACAAGAAACGTTGGTCGCAG GTGATGTACATGTACTATCTTTTGGGACATCGCCTAATGGAGCTACCGATATCAGTGGACCGTAAAGAACTTATGGCTGAGAACACTTACTTGTTAACTCTCGACGGTGACATCGATTTCCAACCTCACGCCGTCCGTTTACTTGTGGATTTaatgaaaaagaataaaaacttgGGAGCAGCCTGCGGACGCATTCATCCAGTGGGATCag GTCCGATGGTGTGGTATCAGCTATTCGAGTACGCTATTGGTCATTGGATGCAAAAGGCTACGGAACACATGATCGGCTGCGTGCTTTGTAGTCCAGGATGCTTCTCACTGTTCAGAGGAAAGGCTTTGATGGACGACAACGTTATGAAGAAGTATACATTGAAAGCTAATGAAGCCCGGCATTACGTACAGTACGATCAAG GGGAGGACCGTTGGTTATGCACACTGTTACTGCAACGAGGATACAGAGTAGAATATTCAGCTGCATCCGATGCGTATACGCACTGTCCCGAAGGCTTCAGCGAGTTCTACAACCAACGACGTAGATGGGTGCCCTCGACTATCGCTAATATTATGGACTTGCTCATGGATTACAAACACACGATCAAAATTAACGATAACATCTCCTCTCCCTACATTGCATACCAG atgatGTTGATGGGTGGAACAATTCTTGGCCCCGGTACTATATTCCTTATGTTGGTGGGAGCTTTCGTAGCTGCTTTTAGAATTGATAACTGGACTTCCTTCGAATACAATCTGTACcccattttgttatttatgtttgtttgcTTTACGATGAAATCAGATATTCAG TTGCTGGTCGCGCAAATTTTATCAACTGGCTATGCTATGATAATGATGGCTGTCATCGTCGGTACTGCACTTCAATTAGGCGAGGACGGCATCGGTTCACCATCTGCCATTTTCCTTATATCTTTATCCGGTTCATTCTTTATCGCCGCTTGCTTGCATCCTCAAGAGTTTTGGTGTGTTGTACCGGGcattatatatctattatctATCCCCTCTATGTACTTGCTTCTAATTTTGTACTCTATTATCAATCTGAATAACGTATCATGGGGTACTCGAGAAATTCAACAGAAGAAAACGAAAAAG GAAATCGAAGCAGAAAAGAAAGCAGCAGAAGAAGCAAAGAAGAACGCGAGACAGAAATCACTACTTGGATTCCTTCAAGGAGTAAATAGTAACGAAGAAGAAGGTTCTATTGAATTCTCTTTTGCGGGgttgtttaaatgtttactttgCACACATCCTAAAGGGAACGAAGAAAAGGTTCAACTCCTTCACATTGCTTCTACACTTGAAAAATTGGAAAAGAAGATTGAAAACGTCGAAAG GGTGATTGATCCACATGGTCAAACCAGAAGCAGAAAGCTTTCAGTGGGTTTGAGAGGAAGCACTAATGGCGACGGATTGGTGACAGTATCAGAAAGGGAAGAGGAAGAACATGATTCGGATTCCGAAACCGATACTATGTCGACAGTGCCAAGa GAAAAGAGAGACGATTTAATCAATCCATACTGGATAGAGGACCCAGATTTAAAGAAAGGAGAAGTTGACTTTTTAAGCCAGTCTGAATTAGGGTTCTTCAAAGATTTGAtcgataaatatttgtatcctATTGATGCAAACAAGGAGGAGCAG GCTCGTATTACCAAGGATCTGAAAGAGTTGCGAGACACATCTgtgtttaatttctttatggTCAATGCTCTTTTTGTCCTTATTGTATTTTTGCTACAATTAAATAAGGACAACCTTCACTTTAAATGGCCCCTTGgagttaaaactaatattacatATGATGAGGCCACGCAAGAG GTGCTTATTTCAAAGGAATATTTACAACTGGAACCAATTGGTTTAGTCTTCGTATTCTTCTTTGCTCTTATTCTCGTAATCCAATTTTCGGCTATGTTGTTCCATAGATTTGGAACTATTTCACATATATTAGCTTCAACAGAACTTAATTGGTTCTGCACTAAGAAG TCTGACGATTTGTCGCAAGATGCGCTTCTCGATAAGAATGCAATAGCAATAGTAAAAGATTTGCAAAAGCTTAACGGGTTGGACGACGAATACGATAACGATTCTGGGTCGGGCCCACAGAACGTTGGTAGACGCAAGACGATCCATAATTTGGAAAAAGCGAGGCAGAAGAAGAGGAACATTGGTACTTTAGACGTTGCGTTCAAGAAGCGTTTCTTTAATATGAACGCAAATGATGGTCCAG GCACTCCAGTTTTGAATCGAAAGATGACATTACGGAGAGAAACTTTGAAAGCATTAGAAACAAGAAGAAATTCTGTGATGGCTGAGCGAAGGAAATCACAGATGCAAACACTAGGCGCTAATAATGAATACGGAGTTACAGGAATG CTTAACAACAACCTTGGCATCGCCCCACGCCATCGAACATCCACTGCCAATATATCGGTGAAAGATGTTTTTGGTGAACCTAATGGAGGAATGGTGAACCGCGGATACGAAACGACGCTAGGCGATGAAGACGACAGTAACTCCATGAGACTTCAACCAAGAACGAACCAAGTCTCTTTCTCAACAAGATTTCAGTGA